A stretch of the Thermus thermophilus genome encodes the following:
- a CDS encoding carbohydrate ABC transporter permease — protein sequence MLTLRQVRLAWILVLPTLLVVVLVAGYPLAQVFYWSFFKADIAFVEPPEFVGLENYAYLFQDPDFRQALWNTLKFTVVSVSLETVLGLAIALIIHSNFRGRGLVRAAILIPWAIPTVVSAKMWQWMLNDVYGVINVLGVKLGLLSQKVAFLARPELLLPSIIAVDVWKTTPFMALLLLAGLQMIPEELYEAASMDGASRWQQFWNITLPLLTPALVVALIFRTLDALRVFDVIFVMSGVNPATRTLAVYNRQTLVDFQDLGYGSAISVAILVIIFVFVLLYMRTVGKEALK from the coding sequence ATGCTCACCCTAAGACAGGTCCGTTTGGCCTGGATCCTGGTCCTGCCCACGCTCTTGGTGGTGGTCCTGGTGGCGGGCTACCCCCTGGCCCAGGTCTTCTACTGGTCCTTCTTCAAGGCCGACATCGCCTTCGTGGAGCCCCCGGAGTTCGTGGGCTTGGAGAACTACGCTTACCTCTTCCAGGACCCGGACTTCCGCCAGGCCCTTTGGAACACCCTCAAGTTCACCGTGGTCTCCGTGAGCCTGGAGACGGTTTTGGGGCTGGCCATCGCCCTCATCATTCACTCCAACTTTCGTGGCCGGGGCCTGGTGCGCGCCGCCATCCTCATCCCCTGGGCCATCCCCACGGTGGTCTCGGCCAAGATGTGGCAGTGGATGCTGAACGACGTCTACGGCGTCATCAACGTCCTCGGGGTCAAGCTCGGCCTCCTTTCCCAGAAGGTGGCCTTCCTGGCCCGGCCCGAGCTCCTTTTGCCCTCCATCATCGCCGTGGACGTCTGGAAGACCACCCCCTTCATGGCCCTTCTCCTCCTCGCGGGCCTGCAGATGATCCCGGAGGAGCTTTACGAGGCGGCGAGCATGGACGGGGCCTCGAGGTGGCAGCAGTTCTGGAACATCACCCTGCCCCTCCTCACCCCCGCCTTGGTGGTGGCCCTCATCTTCCGGACCCTGGACGCCCTCCGGGTCTTTGACGTGATCTTCGTCATGAGCGGCGTGAACCCCGCCACCCGCACCCTGGCCGTCTACAACCGCCAGACCCTGGTGGACTTCCAGGACTTGGGTTACGGCTCGGCCATCAGCGTGGCCATCCTCGTGATCATCTTCGTCTTCGTTCTCCTCTACATGCGCACCGTTGGGAAGGAGGCGTTGAAGTGA
- a CDS encoding carbohydrate ABC transporter permease, which yields MRRASRLLRRLFFYLLVAFVVVYSVFPFYWAVISSFKPSDALFSPDPSFLPVPFTLEHYKNVFLQANFGRNLLNSLIVAGGATLLSLVLGVLAAYALGRLPFPPKNAVMYIVLSMTMFPQIAVLGGLFLLLRQTGLFNTHLGLVLTYLLFTLPFTVWVLVGYFRGLPRELEEAAYVDGATPLQTLLKVMLPLTGPGLVTTGLLAFIAAWNEYLFALTFTVGDSVKTVPPAIASFGGATPFEIPWGSIMAASVVVTVPLVVLVFVFQQRIVAGLTAGAVKG from the coding sequence GTGAGGCGTGCAAGCCGCCTTCTGAGAAGGCTCTTCTTCTATCTCCTCGTGGCCTTCGTGGTCGTCTACAGCGTTTTTCCCTTCTACTGGGCGGTGATCTCCAGCTTCAAGCCCTCGGACGCCCTCTTCTCCCCCGACCCCAGCTTCCTCCCCGTGCCCTTCACCCTGGAGCACTACAAGAACGTTTTCCTTCAGGCCAACTTCGGCCGCAACCTCCTCAACTCCCTCATCGTGGCCGGGGGGGCCACCCTCCTCTCCTTGGTCCTCGGCGTCCTCGCCGCCTACGCCTTGGGGAGGCTTCCCTTCCCGCCCAAAAACGCCGTGATGTACATCGTCCTCTCCATGACCATGTTCCCCCAGATCGCGGTCCTGGGCGGCCTCTTCCTCCTCCTGCGCCAGACGGGGCTTTTCAACACTCACCTCGGCCTCGTCCTCACCTACCTCCTCTTCACCCTCCCTTTCACGGTTTGGGTGCTGGTGGGCTACTTCCGCGGGCTTCCTAGGGAGCTGGAGGAGGCGGCCTACGTGGACGGGGCGACGCCCCTCCAGACCCTCCTCAAGGTGATGCTCCCCCTCACGGGGCCCGGCCTCGTCACCACGGGCCTCCTCGCCTTCATCGCCGCCTGGAACGAGTACCTCTTCGCCCTCACCTTCACCGTGGGGGACTCGGTGAAGACCGTGCCCCCCGCCATCGCCAGCTTCGGCGGGGCCACGCCCTTTGAGATCCCTTGGGGCTCCATCATGGCGGCGAGCGTGGTGGTCACGGTGCCCCTGGTGGTCCTCGTCTTCGTCTTCCAGCAAAGGATCGTCGCCGGCCTCACCGCGGGGGCGGTGAAGGGCTAG
- a CDS encoding phosphoglucomutase, whose translation MEITRLLTLYYEATPDPQNPLEGVRFGTSGHRGSSLKATFTEAHVLAIAQAIAELRPSFGATGPLFLAKDTHALSEPAWATALSVFAAHGIEVCVEADGDYTPTPLVSLAILEHNAHHEAKADGVLLTPSHNPPEDGGFKYNPPTGGPADARITRAIEERANALLKEGLKGVKRLPLREALARARPFDYAGLYVEKVAEAVDLEAIRASGLRIGVDPLGGASLRVWERLAEVHGLSLEVVNPTLDPTFRFMPKDHDGKIRMDCSSPYAMAGLLALKDRFDLAIGNDPDADRHGIVTPRGLMNPNHYLAAALHHLYTTRSWPGAKVGKTAVTSALLDRVAQSLGREVYETPVGFKHFVAGLLEGWLGFAGEESAGASFLRFDGRPFSTDKDGILMGLLAAELMAKRGQAPDAVYEALAEKLGRPYYARKDLPVSPEAKARLARLSAEEVHPDALAGEPVLQVLDRATGNGEPLGGIKVVAANAWFAVRPSGTEDVAKVYAESFLGEAHLERVLEEATALLHKALA comes from the coding sequence ATGGAGATCACCCGGCTCCTCACCCTCTACTACGAGGCGACCCCAGACCCCCAAAACCCCTTGGAGGGGGTCCGCTTCGGCACAAGCGGCCACCGGGGGAGCAGCCTAAAGGCCACCTTCACCGAGGCCCACGTCCTGGCCATCGCCCAGGCCATCGCCGAGCTCCGGCCGAGCTTCGGGGCCACAGGGCCCCTCTTCCTGGCCAAGGACACCCACGCCCTCTCCGAGCCCGCCTGGGCCACGGCCCTCTCCGTCTTCGCCGCCCACGGGATAGAGGTCTGCGTGGAGGCGGACGGGGACTACACCCCCACGCCCCTCGTCTCCCTGGCCATCCTGGAGCACAACGCCCACCACGAGGCCAAGGCCGACGGCGTCCTCCTCACCCCGAGCCACAACCCCCCGGAGGACGGCGGCTTCAAGTACAACCCCCCCACGGGAGGGCCGGCGGACGCCCGCATCACCCGGGCCATAGAGGAGAGGGCCAACGCCCTCCTCAAGGAGGGCCTCAAGGGCGTGAAGCGCCTCCCCCTCCGGGAGGCCCTGGCCCGGGCCAGGCCCTTTGACTACGCGGGGCTTTACGTGGAAAAGGTGGCGGAGGCGGTGGACCTCGAGGCCATCCGGGCCTCGGGCCTTAGGATCGGGGTGGACCCCTTAGGGGGGGCAAGCTTAAGGGTGTGGGAGCGGCTCGCCGAGGTCCACGGGCTTTCCCTGGAGGTGGTGAACCCCACCCTAGACCCCACCTTCCGCTTCATGCCCAAGGACCACGACGGGAAGATCCGCATGGACTGCTCCAGCCCCTACGCCATGGCGGGCCTCCTCGCCCTCAAGGACCGCTTTGACCTCGCCATCGGCAACGACCCCGACGCCGATCGCCACGGGATCGTCACCCCGCGGGGCCTGATGAACCCCAACCACTACCTGGCCGCCGCCCTCCACCACCTCTACACCACCCGGTCCTGGCCCGGGGCCAAGGTGGGGAAGACGGCGGTGACCAGCGCCCTCCTGGACCGGGTGGCCCAGTCCCTGGGGCGGGAGGTGTACGAAACCCCCGTGGGGTTCAAGCACTTCGTGGCGGGGCTCCTCGAGGGGTGGCTCGGCTTCGCCGGGGAGGAAAGCGCCGGGGCAAGCTTCCTCCGCTTTGACGGGAGGCCCTTCTCCACCGACAAGGACGGGATCCTCATGGGCCTCCTCGCCGCCGAGCTCATGGCCAAGCGGGGCCAGGCCCCGGACGCCGTGTACGAGGCCCTGGCGGAAAAGCTGGGCCGCCCCTACTACGCCCGCAAGGACCTCCCCGTTTCCCCCGAGGCCAAGGCCCGCCTCGCCCGGCTCTCCGCCGAGGAGGTCCATCCCGACGCCCTCGCCGGAGAGCCCGTCCTCCAGGTCCTGGACCGGGCCACGGGCAACGGGGAGCCTCTGGGCGGGATCAAGGTGGTGGCGGCCAACGCCTGGTTCGCCGTGCGCCCAAGCGGCACCGAGGACGTGGCCAAGGTCTACGCGGAAAGCTTCCTCGGGGAAGCGCACCTGGAAAGGGTCCTGGAGGAAGCCACCGCCCTCCTCCACAAGGCCCTCGCCTGA
- a CDS encoding peptidylprolyl isomerase yields the protein MFGLSKRAITILFGLLALAFALGAILLFTPQAGQQARGKPVLWVNGKALYELDLLRLQGNDPLYAASPEGLLKTLVDTHFLEQVILTEALKQDAARMRVSSAEVRQEVNRIREQFGLKDKAAYEQFLNQVGYTDAQLRAEVKTQLQIQKRLEQIRSGAKPTEEEVRFYYEVFKENYRTEPRVKARQIVVDDKALAEELAAKAKAGEDFAALARQHSKVGAEQGGALGAGPGEAEPKPVTQVVFPTEVGEAVFALKGPGVVGPIAAGGRYYVVKVEEYLPSTLPAFEEVKDRVAQDAERAKGDGALEAYLEELRKKAQVRFAEDIPYAYQNPPVAKVNEKEILLSEVLQPVFSNQQTVALVQQGLGELAVQFFLPQTLENLIDRELLVEAARKSGKPFIGSKAGIAEAYLRYETRDVTASEEEARAFYSENPALFTVPASAKVIGVNFKEEAQAKAFRAAALKGGDLEALAKAQEGTVTDYGTVNPNQLPAVLDRLVFKITGTFPKGPLGEVSEVIKMEDGTYTVLLISDRKAEELKGFAQVAEEARQGVVNRKRSEKAQALIQALRKEARIENRLAEVLQALTPKTPSQEQPQPEEAPANNP from the coding sequence GTGTTCGGTCTCAGCAAACGCGCCATCACCATCCTCTTCGGCCTTCTGGCCCTGGCCTTCGCCCTGGGCGCCATCCTCCTCTTCACCCCGCAGGCGGGACAGCAGGCCCGGGGCAAGCCGGTCCTTTGGGTGAACGGAAAGGCCCTCTACGAGCTGGACCTCCTCAGGCTTCAGGGAAACGATCCCCTTTACGCCGCAAGCCCCGAGGGCTTGCTCAAGACCTTGGTGGACACCCACTTCCTGGAGCAGGTCATCCTCACCGAGGCCCTAAAGCAGGACGCCGCCCGGATGCGGGTCTCCAGCGCCGAGGTGCGCCAGGAGGTGAACCGCATCCGGGAGCAGTTCGGCCTGAAGGACAAGGCGGCCTACGAGCAGTTCCTCAACCAGGTGGGCTACACGGACGCCCAGCTTAGGGCCGAGGTCAAGACCCAGCTCCAGATCCAGAAGCGCCTGGAGCAGATCCGCTCGGGCGCCAAGCCCACCGAGGAGGAGGTGCGGTTCTACTACGAGGTCTTCAAGGAAAACTACAGGACCGAGCCCCGGGTGAAGGCCCGCCAGATCGTGGTGGACGACAAGGCCCTCGCCGAGGAGCTCGCCGCCAAGGCCAAGGCCGGGGAGGACTTCGCCGCCCTGGCCCGCCAGCACTCCAAGGTGGGGGCGGAGCAGGGGGGCGCTTTGGGGGCGGGCCCCGGGGAGGCGGAGCCCAAGCCCGTGACCCAGGTGGTCTTCCCCACGGAGGTGGGGGAAGCGGTCTTCGCCCTGAAGGGGCCGGGCGTGGTGGGGCCCATCGCCGCGGGGGGCCGGTACTACGTCGTGAAGGTGGAGGAATACCTCCCCTCCACCCTCCCCGCCTTTGAGGAGGTCAAGGACCGGGTGGCCCAGGACGCAGAGAGGGCCAAGGGGGACGGCGCCCTCGAGGCCTACCTGGAAGAGCTCCGCAAGAAGGCCCAAGTCCGCTTCGCCGAGGACATCCCCTACGCCTACCAGAACCCGCCCGTGGCCAAGGTCAACGAGAAGGAGATCCTCCTCAGCGAGGTGCTTCAGCCCGTCTTCTCCAACCAGCAGACGGTGGCCCTGGTCCAGCAGGGCCTGGGGGAGCTCGCCGTCCAGTTCTTCCTTCCCCAGACCCTGGAGAACCTCATTGACCGGGAGCTCCTGGTGGAGGCGGCCCGAAAAAGCGGCAAGCCCTTCATCGGCTCCAAGGCGGGGATCGCCGAGGCCTACCTCCGCTACGAGACCCGGGACGTGACGGCGAGCGAGGAGGAGGCCCGGGCCTTCTACAGCGAGAACCCCGCCCTCTTCACCGTGCCCGCAAGCGCCAAGGTGATCGGGGTGAACTTCAAGGAGGAGGCCCAGGCCAAGGCCTTCCGGGCCGCGGCCCTCAAGGGCGGGGACCTCGAGGCCCTGGCCAAGGCCCAAGAAGGCACGGTCACCGACTACGGCACCGTGAACCCCAACCAGCTCCCCGCCGTCCTGGACCGCCTGGTCTTCAAGATCACCGGGACCTTCCCCAAAGGCCCCTTAGGGGAGGTGAGCGAGGTGATCAAGATGGAAGACGGCACCTACACCGTCCTCCTCATCTCCGACCGCAAGGCGGAAGAGCTGAAGGGCTTCGCCCAGGTGGCCGAGGAGGCCCGGCAGGGGGTGGTCAACCGGAAGCGGAGCGAAAAGGCCCAAGCCCTGATCCAGGCCCTGCGCAAGGAGGCGAGGATAGAGAACCGGCTGGCCGAGGTGTTGCAGGCCCTCACCCCCAAAACCCCCTCCCAGGAGCAACCCCAGCCCGAAGAGGCCCCGGCCAATAACCCCTAA
- a CDS encoding MFS transporter, whose product MLPLLLAWLHTTNDLFSNFLTPLLPKLMDRFGVGLGTAGLLVSVYSLTGSLLQPFAGLVADRVDRRLLAALGPVLVALGMGSMGLWPRFEALLFVLALAGVGSALFHASGASLVGEYAPKERRGFWLSFFGSAGNLGLSLGPIVALYVAGRWGLEALFWLTPLVLLPALVLLRLPPVRRAGRPAGFRDFLRVFRGDVARLWGMATLRSLVFLSFSTTLPYWYATKGLPDGYTALSLSVYSLSATLGILAGGTLSDRLGRKAVLVGTLTLGLPLYLGLLFFPAENPLYLLLLAVTGALMNAGIPVAVALAQELEPGQTATVSGLLMGFTWGFAGLFYAPIGRLIEAFGVLPVLLGLGALLLPAWALARGVREPARTMGV is encoded by the coding sequence GTGTTGCCCCTCCTTCTCGCCTGGCTCCACACCACCAACGACCTCTTCTCCAACTTCCTCACCCCCCTCCTGCCCAAGCTCATGGACCGCTTCGGGGTCGGCCTAGGGACGGCGGGCCTTCTGGTTTCCGTCTACTCCCTCACGGGGAGCCTCCTTCAGCCCTTCGCCGGCCTGGTGGCCGACCGGGTGGACCGGAGGCTCCTCGCGGCCCTCGGCCCCGTGCTGGTGGCTTTGGGCATGGGTTCCATGGGCCTTTGGCCCCGGTTTGAGGCCCTGCTTTTCGTCCTGGCCCTGGCGGGCGTGGGCTCCGCCCTCTTCCACGCCTCCGGGGCGAGCCTCGTGGGGGAGTACGCCCCCAAGGAGCGGAGGGGCTTCTGGCTTTCCTTCTTCGGCTCCGCGGGGAACCTGGGGCTTTCCCTGGGGCCCATCGTGGCCCTGTACGTGGCGGGGCGGTGGGGCCTCGAGGCCCTCTTCTGGCTCACCCCCCTGGTCCTCCTCCCCGCCCTCGTCCTCCTCCGCCTGCCCCCGGTGCGCCGCGCGGGGAGGCCCGCGGGCTTCCGGGACTTCCTGCGCGTCTTCCGGGGGGATGTGGCGCGGCTTTGGGGGATGGCCACCTTGCGGAGCCTGGTCTTCCTCAGCTTCTCCACCACCCTGCCCTACTGGTACGCCACCAAGGGCCTCCCCGACGGGTACACGGCCCTTTCCCTCTCCGTCTACAGCCTCTCCGCTACCCTGGGCATCCTCGCCGGGGGGACCTTGTCGGACCGGCTTGGGCGGAAGGCGGTCTTGGTGGGCACCCTCACCCTGGGCCTGCCCCTTTACCTGGGCCTCCTCTTCTTCCCCGCGGAAAACCCTTTGTACCTCCTCCTCCTCGCCGTCACCGGGGCCCTGATGAACGCGGGGATCCCCGTGGCCGTGGCCCTGGCCCAGGAGCTGGAACCGGGGCAGACGGCCACGGTCTCGGGCCTCCTCATGGGGTTCACCTGGGGCTTCGCCGGCCTCTTCTACGCCCCCATCGGGCGGCTCATTGAGGCCTTTGGGGTCCTACCGGTGCTCTTGGGCCTCGGGGCGTTGCTCCTGCCCGCCTGGGCCTTGGCCCGGGGGGTGCGGGAGCCCGCCCGTACAATGGGGGTATGA
- a CDS encoding IS200/IS605 family accessory protein TnpB-related protein, with amino-acid sequence MKAKPKAARERTSKERAKAFTGVHALLVFPSEEDHKATLDLMRRFSAGVRYAYNRLLEGQTREELKRADGFLCTSFRLNTRYADDAILKAQAVLDSARERGEDPRKVVFGGRKLFQQLKRKHLSGKPLKRLKREWRERRQGLLYSRGDKTKGGNLNLRLLVEDGALRLRINLGDGSYAHALVKTGHPNLSALVGRVYASLPYNVALSLREGKVYATFTWEEEAVPLVATKENGVLALDVNSDPYHLALALVSPDGNLRRHLTLSLEEVDRAENRGTKELLLWKVAHQVVAIALEEGVAIATERLKYLRKSRRGDGSGRAFRGKQHRFAYASLLRKVHSLARKRGVQVVEVNPRDTSTIGMLKYAPQLSLSKDVAAAYVIGRRALGFEEKLPRGYERLLRDERFRGHVQGFYASRVQELRAKKAQERNPYLRRRLSREIGRAKRHLALFSSLQGSSGSQREVTDGRNSPGVNPWRVLRAGTFLPLLGREVPRDLSRLKPILFGGSWEGWKEGLGPHPGGGPECANVRST; translated from the coding sequence GTGAAGGCCAAGCCTAAAGCCGCGCGGGAGCGCACCTCAAAGGAGAGGGCGAAGGCCTTCACCGGAGTCCATGCTCTTCTCGTCTTCCCCTCTGAAGAAGACCACAAGGCCACCCTGGACCTCATGCGCCGCTTCTCCGCTGGGGTGCGCTACGCCTACAACCGCCTCCTGGAAGGTCAGACCAGAGAGGAGCTCAAACGGGCAGACGGTTTCCTCTGCACCTCCTTCCGCCTCAACACCCGCTACGCCGACGACGCGATCCTGAAGGCCCAAGCCGTCCTGGACTCCGCCAGGGAGAGAGGAGAAGACCCCCGGAAGGTGGTCTTCGGGGGGAGAAAGCTCTTCCAACAGCTCAAGCGCAAGCACCTCTCGGGTAAACCCCTGAAGAGGCTCAAGCGGGAGTGGAGGGAAAGGAGGCAAGGCCTCCTCTACTCCCGGGGAGACAAGACTAAAGGCGGCAACCTCAACCTGAGGCTTCTCGTGGAAGACGGGGCCTTGCGGCTCCGGATCAACCTTGGGGACGGGAGCTACGCCCACGCCCTGGTGAAGACGGGCCACCCCAACCTGAGCGCCCTGGTGGGGAGGGTCTACGCCTCCCTCCCCTACAACGTGGCCCTCTCCTTGCGGGAGGGGAAGGTCTACGCCACCTTCACCTGGGAGGAGGAAGCCGTTCCTCTTGTGGCCACGAAGGAGAACGGGGTCCTCGCCCTGGACGTGAACTCGGACCCTTACCACCTGGCCTTAGCCCTCGTCTCCCCCGACGGGAACCTGAGGCGCCACCTCACCCTCTCCCTGGAAGAAGTGGACCGGGCGGAGAACAGGGGAACCAAGGAACTCCTCCTCTGGAAGGTGGCGCACCAGGTGGTGGCCATAGCCTTGGAGGAAGGCGTGGCCATCGCCACGGAACGCCTGAAGTACCTGAGGAAGTCCAGGAGGGGTGACGGCTCGGGAAGGGCTTTCCGCGGGAAGCAACACCGCTTCGCTTACGCCTCCCTTCTCCGGAAGGTCCACTCCTTGGCCCGGAAGAGGGGTGTTCAGGTGGTGGAGGTGAACCCGCGGGACACCTCCACCATCGGGATGCTCAAGTACGCCCCGCAGCTTTCCCTCTCCAAGGACGTGGCTGCCGCTTACGTCATCGGGAGAAGGGCCTTGGGATTTGAAGAGAAGCTTCCCAGGGGGTACGAGAGGCTTCTCCGGGACGAACGCTTCAGGGGTCACGTCCAGGGTTTCTACGCCTCCAGGGTGCAGGAGCTCCGGGCCAAAAAAGCCCAGGAGCGCAACCCCTACCTGAGGCGCAGGCTTTCCCGGGAGATCGGGAGGGCGAAGCGCCACCTGGCTTTGTTTTCAAGCCTTCAGGGCTCTTCGGGGAGCCAAAGGGAGGTCACCGACGGAAGGAACTCCCCTGGCGTTAATCCCTGGCGGGTCTTGAGGGCAGGCACCTTCCTTCCCCTCCTCGGGCGCGAGGTGCCGAGGGACCTTTCTCGCCTCAAGCCCATCCTCTTCGGGGGATCGTGGGAGGGGTGGAAGGAAGGTCTAGGTCCTCATCCTGGTGGGGGGCCGGAGTGCGCTAATGTGCGCTCTACTTGA
- a CDS encoding phage holin family protein, producing the protein MRSLFARLLLNTVALWFLTLLYPGVYFRPGAGLLDYLVAGAVWGLANALVRPVLLFLTLPLTLLTLGLFTLVVNGLVLLLVAAVTPLEVAGFGAALVGALVLSLVSLVLSWALKD; encoded by the coding sequence ATGCGGAGCCTCTTCGCCCGCCTCCTCTTGAACACCGTGGCCCTCTGGTTCCTCACCCTCCTCTACCCCGGGGTCTACTTCCGCCCCGGGGCGGGGCTTCTGGACTACCTGGTGGCGGGGGCGGTGTGGGGCCTGGCCAACGCCCTCGTGCGCCCCGTCCTCCTCTTCCTCACCCTTCCCTTAACCCTCCTCACCCTGGGCCTCTTCACCCTGGTGGTGAACGGCCTCGTCCTCCTCCTCGTCGCCGCCGTCACCCCCTTGGAGGTGGCGGGGTTCGGGGCCGCCCTGGTGGGGGCCTTGGTGCTGAGCCTGGTGAGCCTGGTGCTCAGCTGGGCCCTGAAGGACTAG
- the cysK gene encoding cysteine synthase A, whose translation MRVEGAIGKTPVVRLAKVVEPDMAEVWVKLEGLNPGGSIKDRPAWYMIKDAEERGILRPGSGQIIVEPTSGNTGIGLAMIAASRGYRLILTMPAQMSEERKRVLRAFGAELVLTDPERRMLAAREEALRLKEELGAFMPDQFKNPANVRAHYETTGPELYEALEGRIDAFVYGSGTGGTITGVGRYLKERIPHVKVIAVEPARSNVLSGGKMGQHGFQGMGPGFIPENLDLSLLDGVVQVWEEDAFPLARRLAREEGLFLGMSSGGIVWAALQVAKELGPGKRVACISPDGGWKYLSTPLYAEP comes from the coding sequence ATGCGGGTGGAGGGCGCCATCGGCAAGACCCCCGTGGTCCGCCTCGCCAAGGTGGTGGAGCCGGATATGGCCGAGGTCTGGGTCAAGCTGGAAGGGCTGAACCCTGGGGGCTCCATCAAGGACCGCCCCGCTTGGTACATGATCAAGGACGCCGAGGAGCGGGGGATCCTGAGGCCGGGCTCGGGCCAGATCATCGTGGAGCCCACGAGCGGCAACACCGGCATCGGCCTCGCCATGATCGCCGCAAGCCGGGGCTACCGCCTCATCCTCACCATGCCCGCCCAGATGTCCGAGGAGAGGAAGCGGGTCCTCAGGGCCTTCGGCGCCGAGCTCGTCCTCACGGACCCCGAGAGGCGGATGCTCGCGGCGAGGGAAGAGGCGCTAAGGCTCAAGGAGGAGCTGGGGGCTTTCATGCCGGACCAGTTCAAAAACCCCGCCAACGTCCGGGCCCACTACGAGACCACGGGGCCCGAGCTCTACGAGGCCCTGGAGGGCCGCATAGACGCCTTCGTCTACGGCTCCGGCACCGGGGGGACCATCACGGGGGTGGGCCGCTACCTCAAGGAAAGGATCCCCCACGTGAAGGTCATCGCCGTGGAGCCTGCCCGCTCCAACGTCCTCTCCGGGGGGAAGATGGGCCAGCACGGGTTCCAGGGCATGGGCCCGGGCTTCATCCCCGAGAACCTGGACCTAAGCCTCCTGGACGGGGTGGTCCAGGTCTGGGAGGAGGACGCCTTTCCCCTGGCCCGAAGGCTCGCCCGGGAGGAGGGGCTTTTCCTGGGGATGAGCTCGGGGGGCATCGTCTGGGCTGCTCTCCAGGTGGCCAAAGAGCTCGGCCCCGGGAAGCGGGTGGCCTGCATCAGCCCGGACGGCGGCTGGAAGTACCTCTCCACCCCCCTTTACGCCGAGCCCTAG
- a CDS encoding FKBP-type peptidyl-prolyl cis-trans isomerase has product MKVGQDKVVTIRYTLQVEGEVLDQGELSYLHGHRNLIPGLEEALEGREEGEAFHAHVPAEKAYGPYDPEGVQVVPLSAFPEDAEVVPGAQFYAQDMEGNPMPLTVVAVEGEEVTVDFNHPLAGKDLDFQVEVVKVREATPEELLHGHAH; this is encoded by the coding sequence ATGAAGGTTGGACAGGACAAGGTTGTGACCATTCGCTACACCCTCCAGGTGGAGGGTGAGGTTCTGGACCAGGGGGAGCTTTCCTACCTCCACGGCCACCGTAACCTCATCCCGGGCCTCGAGGAGGCCCTGGAGGGCCGGGAGGAGGGGGAGGCCTTCCACGCCCACGTCCCCGCCGAGAAGGCCTACGGCCCCTACGATCCCGAGGGGGTCCAGGTGGTGCCCCTCTCCGCCTTCCCCGAGGACGCCGAGGTGGTCCCCGGGGCCCAGTTCTACGCCCAGGACATGGAGGGGAACCCCATGCCCCTCACCGTGGTGGCGGTGGAAGGGGAGGAGGTGACCGTGGACTTCAACCATCCCCTGGCGGGCAAGGACCTGGACTTCCAGGTGGAGGTGGTGAAGGTCCGCGAAGCCACCCCCGAGGAGCTCCTGCACGGCCACGCCCACTAA
- the hemC gene encoding hydroxymethylbilane synthase, whose product MRVIVVGTRGSALALAQTRFVVERLKETWPETEFKIRTIKTRGDQGASPREEAIFVKEIQEALLSREIDIAVHSLKDLPTESPRGLKIASVPRRQDPRDVFLGKVAKRLKDLPPGAVVGTSSVRRKAQILALRPDLVVRDLRGNVDTRLAALGSGEYDGLVLAAAGLIRLDLRNRIDEFLDPGEVLPAPGQGALALEVREGDDLAEELCYALHHPPSYHRVRAERAFLRGLGAGCLAPVGALAHVEEDGTLRLEGVLLTPDGKSFIRAEIEGDVSEAEELGLDLARDVLEQGGREILAQIR is encoded by the coding sequence ATGCGCGTCATCGTGGTGGGAACCCGGGGGAGCGCCCTGGCCCTGGCCCAGACCCGCTTCGTGGTGGAGAGGCTCAAGGAGACCTGGCCCGAAACGGAGTTCAAGATCCGCACCATCAAGACCCGGGGGGACCAGGGGGCGAGCCCCAGGGAGGAGGCCATCTTCGTCAAGGAGATCCAGGAGGCCCTGCTCTCCCGGGAGATTGACATCGCCGTCCACTCCCTCAAGGACCTGCCCACCGAGTCGCCCAGGGGGCTCAAGATCGCCTCCGTGCCCCGGCGGCAGGACCCCAGGGACGTCTTCCTGGGCAAGGTGGCCAAGCGCCTCAAGGACCTCCCCCCGGGGGCGGTGGTGGGGACGAGCTCCGTGCGCCGTAAGGCCCAGATCCTCGCCCTGAGGCCGGACCTCGTGGTGCGGGACCTCCGGGGCAACGTGGACACTCGGCTCGCCGCTTTGGGCAGCGGGGAGTACGACGGCCTCGTCCTCGCGGCGGCGGGGCTCATCCGCCTGGACCTCAGGAACCGCATTGACGAGTTCCTGGACCCCGGCGAGGTGCTCCCCGCCCCCGGCCAGGGGGCCTTGGCCCTGGAGGTGCGGGAAGGGGACGACCTGGCCGAGGAGCTCTGCTACGCCCTCCACCACCCCCCCTCCTACCACCGGGTCCGGGCGGAGCGGGCCTTCCTTAGGGGCCTTGGGGCCGGGTGCCTGGCCCCCGTGGGGGCCCTGGCCCACGTGGAGGAGGACGGGACGCTGCGGCTTGAGGGAGTCCTCCTCACCCCGGACGGGAAGAGCTTCATCCGGGCGGAGATTGAGGGGGACGTCTCCGAGGCCGAGGAGCTGGGACTGGACCTGGCCCGGGACGTCCTGGAGCAGGGCGGGCGGGAGATCCTCGCCCAAATCCGATAG